One region of Permianibacter fluminis genomic DNA includes:
- a CDS encoding zinc-dependent metalloprotease: protein MRNIGRLIVAMVGLAWAALPQLVSAADNPLKGLTRQAGFFDLYRDPGKGRLLLGIQHFDQPFLLTTSLPYGLGSNDVGLDRGQPGEMRMVEFRRVGNRVLLVQRNTRFVANSDSALERASVREAFAESVLWAGDVLTDIAAEAGTDAARTAASKTVDKTADSKTAVVDLTSFVVADRHGIAARLAGSQQGSYKLDDKRSVPVFDDSKTFPDNTELQALLTFSGPGEGQFVRDVAVDPESLTLQQRISLVRLPADGFQPRPYHPASGGIDIGFYDFAKPLSASLDTRYQVRFRLEKTNPTAALSPVKKPIVYYLDAGTPEPVRSALLEGARWWSAAFEQAGFKDAFRVELMPADMDPMDIRYNTIQWVHRATRGWSYGTFLHDPRTGEIIKGAVTLGSQRVRQDILIAESLLAPYGKANQAELTAMAEQMALARMRQLAAHEVGHTIGFNHNFAASRQGNGSVMDYPHPLLTVKPDNSLDLSKAYGVGIGPWDVYLVKHAYSQFPAEQESAALAQLRQQIAATGMQYVSDNDARSPGMSNSDGLLWDYGPDSQQSFDQLLAVRRQALQQFSPAVLPPDRQRGELEARLVPVYLLHRYQTEAVARQLAGAAYQYDLNALNRGSEAGAQPVAAATQRAALSRLVRLLSAEELALPANVLDVLTPPAIGYARGREYFTSRMTPVFDALAAVESAAALSSQLLFEPSRLNRLAWQQARDAQQPGVAELMRSVFAGTWQRDAVDANLIAGDAVQLSANWTVLDALIATLDGGQLHPTVAAELREQLGQWQQWLADHGKRGLLGSNRRDAAHFISQYLSNPDSVKRRPLPAIPPGAPI, encoded by the coding sequence ATGCGAAATATCGGCCGCTTGATAGTTGCCATGGTTGGGCTGGCGTGGGCTGCGTTGCCGCAACTGGTGAGCGCGGCGGACAATCCGCTAAAGGGCTTGACCCGACAAGCCGGTTTTTTTGATCTCTACCGCGATCCCGGCAAAGGCCGTCTGCTGCTCGGTATCCAGCACTTTGATCAGCCGTTTCTGCTGACCACATCGCTGCCCTATGGTCTCGGCTCCAACGATGTCGGCCTTGATCGCGGCCAGCCGGGTGAAATGCGCATGGTCGAGTTTCGTCGGGTTGGCAATCGGGTTTTGCTGGTTCAGCGTAACACCCGGTTTGTCGCCAACTCCGACAGTGCGCTCGAGCGTGCCAGTGTTCGTGAAGCTTTTGCCGAATCGGTATTGTGGGCCGGTGATGTGCTGACGGATATCGCTGCCGAGGCAGGTACCGATGCTGCCCGCACTGCGGCCAGCAAAACTGTCGACAAAACTGCTGACAGCAAAACGGCGGTCGTGGATCTGACTTCATTTGTCGTTGCCGATCGCCATGGCATCGCCGCGCGTCTCGCCGGCAGCCAGCAGGGCAGCTACAAGCTAGACGACAAGCGCAGCGTACCGGTTTTTGATGACAGCAAAACGTTTCCCGACAACACCGAGTTGCAAGCACTGCTGACTTTTTCCGGTCCCGGTGAAGGCCAGTTTGTGCGTGATGTCGCGGTCGATCCGGAAAGTCTGACCCTGCAGCAACGCATCAGCCTGGTGCGCTTGCCGGCCGATGGCTTCCAGCCGCGACCCTATCATCCGGCTTCGGGTGGTATCGATATCGGCTTTTATGATTTCGCCAAACCCTTGTCGGCGAGTCTCGACACTCGCTATCAAGTGCGCTTTCGATTGGAGAAAACCAATCCGACGGCGGCGCTGAGTCCAGTCAAGAAACCGATTGTCTATTACCTTGATGCCGGTACGCCGGAGCCGGTGCGTTCGGCCTTGTTGGAGGGAGCACGTTGGTGGAGCGCGGCGTTTGAGCAAGCCGGATTCAAGGATGCATTCCGGGTCGAGCTGATGCCAGCGGATATGGATCCGATGGATATCCGTTACAACACGATTCAATGGGTGCACCGTGCGACGCGTGGTTGGTCTTACGGCACCTTCTTGCATGATCCGCGCACCGGTGAAATCATCAAGGGCGCGGTTACGCTTGGCTCGCAGCGTGTGCGTCAGGACATCCTGATCGCGGAGTCGCTGTTGGCGCCATACGGCAAAGCCAATCAAGCGGAATTGACGGCGATGGCCGAGCAAATGGCGCTGGCCCGGATGCGTCAGCTTGCCGCGCATGAAGTCGGCCATACCATCGGCTTCAATCACAATTTTGCCGCCAGCCGGCAGGGCAATGGTTCGGTGATGGATTATCCGCATCCCTTGCTGACCGTGAAGCCGGACAACTCACTCGATCTGAGCAAAGCCTACGGTGTCGGCATCGGCCCGTGGGATGTCTACCTCGTCAAGCACGCCTACAGCCAGTTTCCGGCCGAACAGGAATCGGCCGCGCTGGCCCAGTTGCGCCAGCAAATCGCTGCGACCGGCATGCAATACGTCAGCGACAACGATGCCCGTTCGCCCGGCATGAGCAATTCCGATGGTTTGCTGTGGGACTACGGCCCGGACAGTCAACAGAGTTTTGATCAACTGCTGGCCGTGCGGCGTCAGGCCCTGCAACAGTTTTCACCGGCGGTATTGCCGCCGGATCGGCAGCGCGGCGAATTGGAAGCGCGTTTGGTGCCGGTGTATCTGTTGCATCGCTATCAAACCGAAGCGGTGGCCCGTCAGCTTGCTGGCGCGGCGTATCAATACGATTTGAATGCGCTGAATCGAGGCAGTGAAGCAGGAGCGCAGCCGGTTGCTGCGGCGACACAACGTGCGGCTCTGAGCCGTTTGGTGCGTTTGCTCAGCGCCGAAGAACTGGCCTTGCCAGCCAACGTGCTCGATGTGCTGACGCCGCCCGCCATCGGTTACGCGCGTGGCCGCGAATATTTCACCAGCCGCATGACGCCGGTGTTCGATGCGCTCGCCGCGGTGGAGTCGGCTGCCGCGCTCAGCAGCCAGCTGCTGTTTGAACCGAGCCGGCTCAACCGGCTGGCTTGGCAACAAGCCCGTGACGCGCAGCAACCGGGTGTCGCCGAATTGATGCGCAGCGTTTTTGCCGGCACCTGGCAACGCGATGCAGTGGACGCCAATCTGATCGCCGGTGACGCCGTGCAGCTGTCGGCCAACTGGACGGTTCTGGATGCGCTGATTGCCACGCTGGACGGTGGTCAATTGCATCCGACGGTGGCAGCGGAGCTGCGCGAGCAGTTGGGGCAGTGGCAGCAGTGGTTGGCCGATCACGGCAAGCGTGGATTGCTGGGCAGTAATCGCCGCGATGCCGCGCACTTCATCAGCCAGTACCTGAGCAATCCGGACTCGGTAAAACGTCGACCATTGCCGGCCATTCCACCGGGTGCACCGATATAA
- a CDS encoding ABC transporter ATP-binding protein — MHPLKKLFSYARSYRRDFLLGTSYSVLNKLFDILPEVLIGVAVDIVVNGEQSFLAREILSGWGIVSTWHQLLFLGGLNVLIWGGESLFEYLHHLKWRNLAQSLQHDMRLDVYNHVQKLELAWFENRKTGNLLSILNDDVNQMERFLNTGANEIIQVFCSSIMVSAVFFVLQPTIAIIALLPVPIILFGAFWFQKKLAPRYAEVREAAGDVNARLNNNLLGLATIKSFAAEQFEAERIREASDTYRTTNARAILVSSAITPVIRMAILAGFTTTLVYGGWLTIHGELAVGAYSVLVYLTQRLLWPMTRLADVADMYQRSMASIDRALGLLNTPIAIPYEGKHFPVQQARGEIRFEHLHFSYDGERSTLNDIDVHIPAGKTIAFVGSTGSGKSTLVKLLLRFYHPGKGVIRFDGENIEALNLQDLRRAIGYVSQDTFLTDGTVAENIAYGMANASDEAIAAAAQAAEATEFINQLPLGFATRIGERGQKLSGGQRQRLALARAILKNPPVLVLDEATSAVDNETEAAIQRSLDVVSKGRTTIVIAHRLSTVRQADRIYLLEQGRIVEAGSHDELLAHNGGYAALWRLQTGERAH; from the coding sequence ATGCATCCGTTGAAGAAGCTGTTCAGTTACGCCCGTTCTTACCGCCGCGATTTCTTGCTCGGCACCAGCTATTCGGTGTTGAACAAGTTGTTCGACATTTTGCCGGAAGTGTTGATCGGGGTGGCCGTGGACATTGTCGTAAACGGCGAGCAATCGTTTCTGGCGCGCGAGATTCTCAGTGGCTGGGGCATTGTCAGCACTTGGCATCAGCTGCTGTTTCTCGGTGGCTTGAACGTGCTGATCTGGGGCGGCGAGTCGTTGTTCGAATATTTGCACCATTTGAAATGGCGCAATCTGGCGCAATCGCTGCAGCACGATATGCGGCTGGACGTGTACAACCACGTGCAGAAACTCGAATTGGCCTGGTTTGAAAATCGCAAGACCGGCAATCTGCTGTCGATTCTGAATGACGACGTCAATCAGATGGAGCGCTTCCTCAATACCGGCGCCAACGAAATCATCCAGGTGTTCTGCTCGTCGATCATGGTCAGTGCGGTGTTTTTTGTCCTGCAGCCGACCATCGCCATCATTGCCTTGCTGCCGGTGCCGATCATTTTGTTCGGCGCATTCTGGTTCCAGAAAAAACTGGCGCCACGTTACGCCGAAGTGCGGGAAGCGGCCGGTGACGTCAATGCCAGGCTCAACAACAACTTGCTCGGCCTGGCTACCATCAAGAGCTTTGCTGCCGAACAATTTGAAGCGGAACGCATTCGTGAGGCCAGCGACACCTATCGCACAACCAATGCCCGCGCGATTCTGGTCAGCTCGGCAATCACCCCGGTTATCCGGATGGCGATTCTGGCCGGTTTCACCACCACGCTGGTCTACGGTGGTTGGTTGACCATTCATGGCGAGCTGGCCGTCGGTGCCTATTCGGTGCTGGTCTACCTGACCCAGCGCCTGTTGTGGCCCATGACCCGGCTGGCCGATGTCGCCGATATGTATCAGCGTTCGATGGCTTCAATCGACCGCGCACTTGGCTTGCTCAACACGCCGATTGCCATACCCTACGAAGGCAAGCATTTTCCGGTGCAGCAGGCCCGCGGCGAAATCCGCTTCGAGCACCTGCATTTCTCCTATGACGGCGAGCGCAGCACGCTGAACGATATCGACGTCCATATTCCCGCCGGGAAAACCATCGCCTTTGTCGGTTCGACCGGTTCTGGCAAGAGCACGCTGGTGAAATTGCTGTTGCGCTTTTATCACCCGGGCAAGGGGGTAATTCGCTTTGACGGCGAGAATATCGAGGCGCTGAATTTGCAGGATTTGCGCCGGGCCATCGGTTACGTCAGTCAGGATACCTTTTTGACCGATGGCACCGTTGCCGAGAATATTGCCTATGGCATGGCAAACGCCAGTGACGAAGCCATTGCCGCTGCCGCTCAAGCGGCCGAGGCCACCGAATTCATCAATCAACTGCCACTCGGGTTTGCCACCCGCATCGGAGAGCGTGGCCAGAAATTGTCGGGTGGCCAGCGTCAACGCTTGGCGTTGGCACGGGCCATTCTGAAGAATCCGCCGGTGTTGGTGCTCGATGAAGCCACCTCGGCAGTCGACAACGAAACCGAAGCCGCCATTCAGCGCTCGCTCGATGTCGTCAGCAAGGGCCGCACCACGATCGTCATCGCGCACCGGCTGTCGACCGTGCGTCAGGCTGATCGGATTTATCTGCTGGAGCAGGGCCGCATTGTCGAAGCGGGCAGCCATGATGAATTGCTGGCGCACAATGGTGGCTATGCCGCGCTGTGGCGCCTGCAGACCGGTGAACGCGCACATTGA
- a CDS encoding DUF4124 domain-containing protein codes for MLRLAGCALFCLICSHVVQADSLYRWTDSNGVVHFSDRPAPAAAKVKQSPERIEVSPSDSPVNNEAEDRWHGALRARGVQIRTIVIKQPKPTHSRASGL; via the coding sequence ATGCTGCGTTTGGCCGGATGCGCCCTGTTTTGCCTGATTTGTAGCCATGTCGTGCAGGCCGACAGCCTCTATCGCTGGACCGACAGCAATGGCGTGGTCCATTTCTCCGACCGCCCGGCCCCTGCCGCCGCCAAGGTCAAACAATCACCGGAACGGATCGAAGTCAGTCCCAGCGACAGCCCGGTCAACAATGAGGCCGAAGACCGTTGGCACGGTGCCCTGCGCGCCCGCGGCGTGCAAATTCGGACCATTGTCATCAAGCAACCCAAGCCGACCCATTCCCGGGCCAGCGGGCTCTAG
- a CDS encoding amino acid permease, which yields MLFQRVKPLDQILATAEQRGLKRQLGALQLVLLGVGAIIGTGIFVLTSVAANKAGPGMMYSFVIAAIVCALTALVYAEIASMVPVAGSAYTYSYAVLGEIVAWMVGWALILEYAVAAGAVSVGWSGYANGFLREIGMGLPVALTAGPWDTVKLADGSVVNGSFNLIAFVVALVVTSLLVLGTSKSAWVNAFLVAIKITALSVFVVLAIGSVNTANFEPMLPNGWGSPLSSSGLGVLGAAASIFFAYVGFDAVSTAAEETKNPNRNIPIGLIGSLAVCTVFYLLVAYAAVGAVGAQPGGELSMSKEPLAYVLRTIGYPRIGNWVAAAAILALPSVIIMMMYGQTRILFTMSRDGLMPKLFSEVHPKFHTPHVVTMITGVAVSLFAAMFPVSMLADITNSGTLFAFFMVALGVMLLRKREPTRVRPFRTPFIAFVGPAAMAGCLLLFWSLDTFTKSAFLGWAIVGLIVYFAFSRSRSALANGNK from the coding sequence ATGCTCTTCCAACGTGTAAAACCCCTGGACCAGATTCTCGCCACGGCAGAACAACGCGGTCTGAAACGCCAGCTCGGCGCCCTGCAGCTGGTGCTGCTTGGTGTCGGCGCCATCATCGGTACCGGCATTTTCGTGCTGACATCGGTCGCGGCAAACAAAGCCGGTCCCGGCATGATGTATTCCTTTGTGATCGCCGCCATCGTCTGCGCGCTGACCGCACTGGTCTACGCCGAAATCGCTTCGATGGTGCCGGTCGCCGGTTCCGCTTACACCTATTCCTATGCAGTCCTTGGCGAGATCGTCGCCTGGATGGTGGGCTGGGCGCTGATCCTCGAATACGCCGTTGCCGCCGGTGCGGTATCGGTCGGCTGGTCCGGCTACGCCAACGGTTTCCTGCGTGAAATTGGCATGGGTTTGCCAGTCGCGTTGACCGCCGGTCCGTGGGATACGGTCAAGCTCGCTGACGGCTCCGTCGTCAACGGCAGCTTCAACCTGATCGCTTTTGTCGTCGCGCTGGTAGTCACCTCGCTGCTGGTGCTCGGCACCAGCAAAAGCGCCTGGGTGAATGCCTTCCTGGTCGCGATCAAAATTACCGCGCTGTCGGTCTTCGTGGTGCTGGCCATCGGCTCCGTCAACACCGCCAACTTTGAACCGATGTTGCCGAACGGCTGGGGCAGTCCGCTGTCGTCTTCCGGTTTGGGCGTGCTCGGTGCTGCCGCGTCAATCTTCTTTGCCTACGTCGGTTTCGATGCCGTCTCGACTGCCGCTGAAGAAACCAAAAACCCGAACCGCAATATTCCGATCGGTCTGATCGGTTCGCTGGCCGTCTGCACCGTGTTCTATCTGCTGGTTGCCTACGCAGCAGTCGGCGCGGTCGGAGCGCAACCGGGCGGTGAATTGTCGATGTCGAAAGAACCGCTGGCCTACGTGCTGCGCACCATTGGCTATCCTCGGATCGGCAACTGGGTCGCTGCGGCCGCCATTCTGGCGCTGCCATCGGTCATCATCATGATGATGTACGGTCAGACCCGCATTCTGTTCACCATGTCGCGTGACGGTCTGATGCCGAAGCTGTTCTCGGAAGTGCATCCGAAGTTCCACACCCCGCACGTCGTCACCATGATCACCGGCGTCGCCGTTTCGCTGTTCGCCGCAATGTTCCCGGTGTCCATGCTGGCCGACATCACCAACTCCGGTACGCTGTTCGCGTTCTTCATGGTCGCACTGGGTGTGATGTTGCTGCGCAAACGCGAACCGACTCGTGTTCGTCCGTTCCGCACCCCGTTCATCGCCTTTGTCGGTCCGGCCGCGATGGCAGGCTGTCTGCTGCTGTTCTGGAGCCTCGACACCTTC